TTTTCTCCTCCAATTGTTCAATTTCCTGCTCTAGTCCTTCATATTCCTTCTGTTCTTTGTAGCTCAACTTACGTTTTTGGGTGTCATCAGCGGTTTTCTTGGTCGACTTTTCTTCTTTCTGTTTCCCTTGTTTGCTTTCTTTCTTTTCTTTTTCTTTCTCTAGCTCTTGCAAGTGTTTAAACTCACGGTACTCGCGGTATTTGCCGTTAAAGTCTCTGATAAAACCTTCGCCCTCGAACACAAACAAGTGGTCAACAAGCTTGTCCATAAAATAACGGTCGTGTGTAACAATGATCAAGCATCCCCCAAAATCGGTCAGAAACTCCTCCAGTACGTTGAGCGTGAGCAAATCGAGGTCGTTGGTAGGCTCATCCAAAATCAAAAAGTTGGGATTTTGTACCAACACCGTAAGCAAGTATAAACGGCGGCGCTCGCCTCCGCTTAGGGTAGACACATAGTTGTATTGTTTATCTCGGTCAAACAAAAAGCGTTCAAGCAATTGTGCCGGAGACAATTTTTGTCCTTTGTCCAGTTCTATTTCTTCGGCTATTTCTTGTACTACCTCTATTACTCGTTTGTCTTCGGGTAGTTTGATTCCTTCTTGGGTATAATACCCATACACAATGGTTTCGCCTTTGGTTATTTCGCCGCTATCGGGTTGTATTTTACCCGTGAGTAAGTTCAAAAAAGTAGATTTACCCACCCCATTTTGTCCTACAATACCTATGCGCTCTCTACGCTGAAACACATAGCTAAAATTCTCCACCATTTTTAGGTCGCCATAGTTCTTGTAGAGGTTTTCTATTTCAAGAATTTTTTACCCATGCGGCTCATTTTTACCCCCATATTGGCCTCTTTTTGGTAAACCCCACTGTTGGCTTTTTTCTTTAGTTCATCAAAGGCATCCAGGCGATACTTGGCCTTGGTACCCCTTGCTTTGGGTTGGCGACGTACCCAGTCCAGTTCCTTGCGCATCAGGTTTTGGGCTTTTTCTACCTCTGAGGAAGCCTGTTGGGTAAGCTCCGCTTTTTTCTCAAGGTAGTATTCATAATTGCCCTTAAAGCGAAACAAGGTTTGGCGGTCAAGTTCAATGATTTCGGTACATATCCGGTCTAAGAAATAACGGTCGTGAGTCACCATCAATAGGGTGAGTTGCGAAGCAGATAAGTAGTTTTCCAACCACTCGATCATGTCTAGGTCTAAATGGTTGGTAGGCTCATCTAAAATTAAAAAATCGGGTTCGTCAATCAATACTTTGGCAAGTGCTACCCGTTTTTTTTGTCCCCCCGACAAGGTATCTATGCGTTTTTCCAGGTCGTCTACCCTTAGCTTAGACAATATTTGCTTGATCTTAAGCTCGTAGTCCCAAGCCTTGTGGGTATCCATTTGTGCCAGCCCTTCTTCCATTTTCTGGGCGTTGTTGGGGTTTTGCAAGGCTTCTTCGTATGTTTTAATGGCTTGAATTACGGGGTTGTTAGAGTTGAGCACTGCCTCGATGATGGTTTCGGCACTGCCAAAATCAGGGTTTTGGTCTAAAAAACCCACGTGTACATCTTTATGAAACACTACCTCACCACCGTTGCTGCCATCTTTTCCGGTCAATATTTTCAGCAAAGAGGTTTTGCCTGTGCCGTTTTTGCTACCAACGCCACTTTTTGTCCTTTGTTAATTCCAAAAGAAATATTCTCAAACAATACTCGCTCGCCAC
This genomic window from Microscilla marina ATCC 23134 contains:
- a CDS encoding ATP-binding cassette domain-containing protein — encoded protein: MVENFSYVFQRRERIGIVGQNGVGKSTFLNLLTGKIQPDSGEITKGETIVYGYYTQEGIKLPEDKRVIEVVQEIAEEIELDKGQKLSPAQLLERFLFDRDKQYNYVSTLSGGERRRLYLLTVLVQNPNFLILDEPTNDLDLLTLNVLEEFLTDFGGCLIIVTHDRYFMDKLVDHLFVFEGEGFIRDFNGKYREYREFKHLQELEKEKEKKESKQGKQKEEKSTKKTADDTQKRKLSYKEQKEYEGLEQEIEQLEEKKDELTEKLNSGTLDHEELQNTSQKLGEIIDLIDSKTERWLELAEFI
- a CDS encoding ATP-binding cassette domain-containing protein, whose product is MLKILTGKDGSNGGEVVFHKDVHVGFLDQNPDFGSAETIIEAVLNSNNPVIQAIKTYEEALQNPNNAQKMEEGLAQMDTHKAWDYELKIKQILSKLRVDDLEKRIDTLSGGQKKRVALAKVLIDEPDFLILDEPTNHLDLDMIEWLENYLSASQLTLLMVTHDRYFLDRICTEIIELDRQTLFRFKGNYEYYLEKKAELTQQASSEVEKAQNLMRKELDWVRRQPKARGTKAKYRLDAFDELKKKANSGVYQKEANMGVKMSRMGKKFLK